In the genome of Raphanus sativus cultivar WK10039 chromosome 4, ASM80110v3, whole genome shotgun sequence, one region contains:
- the LOC108829918 gene encoding UDP-glycosyltransferase 72E1-like yields MQITRPHAAMYASPGMGHIIPMIELGKRLAGSHGFQVTIFVLEADAASAQSQFLILPGCDATFIDIIGLPTPDISGLVEPSTFISIKILIMMRETISTLRSKIEEMRHKPTALIVDLFGLDALRLGEEFNMLAYIFMTSNARLLAVALYFPTLEKDVEDEHIIKKKPLAMPGCEPVRFEDTLETFLDPTDQIYQEFVPFGLVFPTADGLIVNTWDDMEPKTLKSLQDPNLLGRIARVPVYPIGPLCRPVDPSKTINPVLDWLSKQPDESVLYISFGSGGSLSATQLTELAWGLEMSEQRFVWVVRPPVDGSSCSEYISPNRSELQDGAPDYLPKEFISRTHERGLVVSSWAPQAEILAHQAVGGFLTHCGWNSILESVVSGVPMIAWPLFAEQKMNATLLNEELGVAVRSRKLPSEEVVLRVEVESLVRRIMAEEEGCEMREKVKKLKDTAEISVSCDGGSSYESLSRVAKECDPLLERSIMARGA; encoded by the coding sequence ATGCAGATTACAAGACCACACGCAGCCATGTACGCTAGTCCTGGAATGGGCCACATCATTCCGATGATCGAGCTTGGGAAACGCTTAGCCGGATCCCACGGTTTCCAAGTCACCATATTTGTCCTTGAAGCCGACGCAGCCTCCGCGCAATCCCAATTTCTCATCTTACCTGGCTGCGATGCAACCTTTATTGACATCATCGGTCTCCCGACTCCGGATATCTCTGGTTTAGTTGAACCATCAACCTTTATCTCGATCAAGATCTTGATCATGATGCGTGAGACCATATCAACCCTCCGGTCAAAGATCGAGGAGATGCGGCACAAACCAACGGCTCTGATCGTAGACTTGTTCGGCTTGGACGCATTACGGCTTGGTGAAGAGTTCAACATGTTGGCTTATATATTCATGACTTCAAACGCACGTTTACTAGCAGTGGCGTTGTACTTCCCAACGCTTGAGAAAGACGTTGAAGACGAGCACATAATCAAGAAGAAACCCTTGGCTATGCCTGGATGCGAACCGGTTCGGTTTGAGGATACTCTTGAAACATTCCTTGACCCAACCGACCAGATATACCAAGAATTTGTtccttttggtttagttttccCAACGGCTGATGGGTTAATTGTGAATACATGGGATGATATGGAGCCCAAAACCTTGAAATCTCTTCAAGACCCAAATCTCCTTGGTCGGATTGCTCGTGTACCGGTTTATCCAATCGGTCCCTTATGCAGACCAGTTGATCCATCAAAAACCATTAATCCGGTTTTGGATTGGTTAAGCAAGCAACCGGATGAGTCGGTGCTTTACATCTCATTTGGAAGCGGCGGCTCTCTCTCGGCTACACAGCTAACGGAACTGGCTTGGGGGCTCGAGATGAGTGAGCAAAGGTTCGTTTGGGTGGTCCGTCCCCCGGTAGATGGTTCATCTTGCAGCGAGTATATCTCTCCTAATAGAAGCGAACTACAAGACGGTGCGCCAGATTATCTACCAAAAGAGTTTATCAGCCGGACTCACGAGAGAGGCCTCGTGGTCTCTTCGTGGGCACCACAAGCCGAGATCCTAGCTCACCAAGCCGTTGGTGGGTTTCTAACTCACTGCGGTTGGAACTCGATTCTTGAAAGTGTCGTTAGTGGCGTTCCAATGATTGCTTGGCCGCTTTTTGCTGAGCAAAAAATGAATGCGACGTTGCTCAACGAGGAGTTAGGAGTAGCAGTTCGGTCTAGAAAACTGCCGTCGGAGGAAGTGGTTTTGAGGGTGGAGGTCGAGTCGTTGGTGAGAAGGATTATGGCGGAGGAGGAAGGTTGCGAGATGAGGGAGAAGGTGAAGAAGCTGAAGGATACGGCAGAGATTTCGGTGAGTTGTGATGGTGGGTCGTCGTATGAGTCGCTATCGAGAGTGGCAAAGGAATGCGACCCTCTTTTGGAGCGTTCTATAATGGCTCGTGGTGCCTAG
- the LOC108849176 gene encoding probable galacturonosyltransferase-like 2 → MHNIFSNAKMHASYIVYIIILTIFAASFVAGERFKEAPEFFNSPDCPTIQTDDGFVCSDKAVHVAMTLDTAYLRGSMAVILSVLQHSSCPQNIVFHFVTSKQTHRLQNYVVSSFPYLKFKIYPYDVAAISGLISTSIRSALDSPLNYARNYLADILPTCLSRVVYLDSDLILVDDISKLFTTHIPGDVVLAAPEYCNANFTTYFTPTFWSNPSLSITLSLNRRHSPCYFNTGVMVIELKKWREGDYTRKIIEWMELQKRIRIYELGSLPPFLLVFAGNIAPVDHRWNQHGLGGDNFRGLCRDLHPGPVSLLHWSGKGKPWVRLDGGRPCPLDALWAPYDLLEPRFDHLIES, encoded by the coding sequence ATGCATAACATCTTCTCTAACGCAAAAATGCACGCTAGCTATATTGTATACATCATCATACTCACCATCTTCGCCGCCTCCTTCGTTGCCGGAGAGAGATTCAAAGAGGCTCCAGAGTTCTTCAACTCACCGGACTGCCCCACCATCCAAACCGACGACGGTTTCGTATGTTCAGACAAAGCCGTTCACGTGGCAATGACCTTAGACACGGCTTACCTCCGTGGCTCGATGGCCGTGATCCTCTCCGTCCTCCAGCACTCTTCTTGTCCCCAAAACATTGTTTTCCACTTCGTCACTTCAAAACAAACCCACCGACTCCAAAACTACGTCGTTTCTTCTTTCCCATACTTGAAATTTAAGATCTACCCTTACGACGTAGCCGCCATCTCTGGCCTCATCTCCACCTCCATCAGATCAGCGCTCGACTCTCCGCTAAACTACGCGAGAAACTACCTCGCCGACATCCTCCCCACGTGCCTCTCACGTGTCGTGTACCTAGACTCAGATCTCATACTCGTCGACGACATCTCCAAGCTCTTCACCACTCACATCCCCGGCGACGTCGTCTTAGCCGCTCCTGAGTATTGCAACGCGAACTTCACCACGTACTTCACGCCGACTTTCTGGTCAAACCCTTCTCTCTCCATCACACTCTCTCTCAACCGTCGCCATTCACCGTGCTACTTCAACACTGGAGTGATGGTCATCGAGTTAAAGAAGTGGAGAGAAGGAGATTACACGAGGAAGATCATTGAGTGGATGGAGTTGCAgaaacggatcagaatctaCGAGTTGGGATCTTTACCGCCGTTTTTACTTGTCTTCGCCGGAAATATAGCTCCGGTAGATCACCGGTGGAACCAACACGGTCTAGGAGGAGACAACTTCAGAGGACTGTGCCGGGACTTGCATCCAGGTCCAGTGAGTTTGTTGCATTGGAGTGGGAAAGGGAAGCCTTGGGTAAGGTTGGACGGTGGTAGGCCTTGTCCGCTCGATGCGCTTTGGGCTCCTTATGATTTGTTAGAGCCACGGTTCGATCATCTCATCGAGAGTTAG
- the LOC108848340 gene encoding BES1/BZR1 homolog protein 1-like: MTASGGGGSTAAGGAGATGRMPTWKERENNKKRERRRRAIAAKIFTGLRSQGNYKLPKHCDNNEVLKALCFEAGWIVHEDGTTYRKGSRPTETSPPRVSACSSIQLSPHSSAFQSPIPSYQTSPASSSYPSPTRFDPNQSSTYLIPYLQNLAYSGNLAPLRISNSAPVTPPVSSPRGSSHPRLPRPQISNFPVSAPSSPTRRLHHHYTSIPECDESDVSLVDSCRWTRFQPVTVSQTCPPSPTFNLVKNSVCVGGGDVSVKPWEGEKIHDVGVDDLELTLGKR; the protein is encoded by the exons atgACAGcatcaggaggaggaggatccaCGGCGGCAGGAGGAGCAGGAGCGACGGGGAGGATGCCGACTTGGAAGGAGAGGGAGAacaacaaaaagagagagagacgaagaaGAGCCATAGCAGCAAAAATATTCACCGGACTCAGATCTCAAGGAAACTACAAACTCCCTAAGCATTGTGACAACAATGAAGTACTCAAAGCTCTTTGCTTCGAAGCTGGTTGGATCGTCCACGAAGACGGCACCACTTACCGAAAG GGTTCCCGACCAACAGAAACATCACCGCCGCGCGTGAGCGCGTGTTCGTCAATCCAGCTCAGTCCTCATTCATCGGCTTTTCAAAGCCCAATTCCGTCGTACCAAACGAGCCCAGCCTCCTCATCTTACCCAAGCCCGACCCGGTTTGACCCGAATCAATCCTCAACGTATCTCATCCCTTATCTCCAAAACCTAGCTTACTCCGGAAACCTAGCCCCTCTACGAATTTCCAATAGTGCCCCTGTCACACCTCCAGTTTCATCTCCTAGAGGCTCATCACATCCGAGACTACCAAGGCCACAGATCAGCAACTTCCCAGTCTCAGCTCCTTCAAGCCCAACACGGCGTCTCCACCACCACTACACATCGATTCCTGAATGCGACGAGTCAGATGTCTCCTTGGTTGATTCTTGTCGATGGACCCGTTTTCAGCCGGTGACTGTTTCTCAGACATGTCCGCCGTCGCCAACTTTTAACCTCGTCAAAAATAGCGTTTGCGTTGGCGGGGGAGACGTTTCGGTGAAGCCGTGGGAAGGTGAGAAGATTCACGATGTTGGTGTCGATGACTTGGAGCTGACGTTAGGTAAACGCTAA